Proteins from a single region of Syngnathus scovelli strain Florida chromosome 7, RoL_Ssco_1.2, whole genome shotgun sequence:
- the ncam1b gene encoding neural cell adhesion molecule 1b isoform X9, with protein MVRSGDIFVALLLVGCAVSLDVQITPSHGEISLGESKFFMCEVIGGAKHIDWFGPGGERIEPDDPHVTVTRNDETSSVLTLYRARTENAGTYKCVAANGDQQGESTVNIKIFQKITFTNAPSPQEFTEGDDAVIVCDVVSSPPPTILWKYKGARIQMEKDVRFKVLGNNHLQIRGIKKTDEGSYTCEGRLMARGEIDLRVIKVVVNVLPTIRVWQSEVNATADVGQAAMLTCAVDGYPEPMVTWTRNQIPLEAGEKYAFNEDGSEMSIMDVSKLDEGEYTCIAKNKAGETDQELSLRVFVKPKITYIVNQSTSEMEEQVMLTCEASGDPTPTISWSYGNRVFTDGEQASWTRPEQHKSEDGNVVVRSDARVSSLTLKYVKYTDAGQYLCSARSAIGEDDQVAYLEVRYAPKIHGEVAVYTWEGNAVNISCEVQAHPSQVTIAWLRDGFTLPNANTSNVKIYRSPSASYLQVTPTSENDFGSYNCTASNEMGTEAKEFVLIQAEVPSSPFINEVSPFSTTALVQFEEPESSGGVPVLKYKAAWRIQGRSSWSQRIFELKDGSAGDVTVTDLRPDTSYEIKMSAINGKGEGESCPVEVFKTQPVRNPSPPKLEGALQPIGNSLKVSWIKQDDGGLPILHYLVHFKPVESSKWKPEISMPSDSEYVILSGLEWDTTYDISVVAENQKGKSERASISMRTSVQPAVMPATQGSPSVTCCAVSLILSVITALLLS; from the exons ATGGTCCGGTCCGGGGACATCTTTGTGGCCCTGCTTCTTGTGGGCTGTGCGG TGTCACTGGACGTGCAGATCACACCCAGCCATGGTGAAATCAGTCTCGGGGAGTCCAAATTCTTCATGTGTGAAG TTATCGGCGGAGCCAAGCACATAGACTGGTTCGGGCCCGGCGGCGAAAGGATAGAACCCGACGACCCGCACGTGACGGTGACCCGGAACGACGAGACGTCGTCCGTCCTCACGCTTTACCGAGCCAGGACGGAGAACGCCGGCACGTACAAGTGCGTCGCCGCCAATGGAGATCAACAGGGAGAGTCGACGGTTAACATCAAAATATTCC aGAAAATCACCTTCACAAATGCGCCGTCGCCGCAAGAGTTCACCGAAGGAGACGACGCCGTCATCGTGTGCGATGTCGTCAGTTCCCCTCCGCCCACCATCCTTTGGAAGTACAAAGGAGCCAGAATACAGATGGAAAAAGACG TTCGCTTTAAGGTGCTGGGCAACAACCACCTTCAAATCCGCGGAATAAAGAAAACCGACGAGGGTTCGTACACCTGCGAGGGACGCCTGATGGCCCGTGGCGAGATCGATTTACGGGTTATCAAGGTCGTCGTGAACG TGCTTCCAACCATCCGGGTGTGGCAGTCAGAGGTGAACGCCACGGCAGATGTGGGCCAAGCCGCCATGTTGACGTGTGCGGTCGACGGCTATCCTGAACCCATGGTGACCTggacaag GAACCAGATCCCACTGGAAGCGGGGGAGAAGTACGCCTTCAACGAGGACGGCTCGGAGATGTCCATCATGGACGTTAGCAAGCTAGATGAGGGCGAGTACACCTGCATCGCCAAAAACAAAGCCGGGGAGACGGATCAGGAGCTCAGTCTGAGAGTATTTG TCAAGCCTAAGATCACCTACATTGTCAACCAAAGCACCTCTGAGATGGAGGAGCAGGTTATGCTAACGTGCGAAGCCTCGGGGGATCCGACGCCCACCATCAGCTGGAGCTACGGCAACCGTGTATTCACCGACGGCGAGCAG GCATCATGGACTCGTCCCGAGCAGCACAAG AGCGAGGACGGCAACGTGGTGGTGCGAAGCGACGCTCGCGTTTCCTCCCTCACGCTAAAGTACGTCAAGTACACGGACGCCGGGCAGTACCTGTGCTCGGCGCGGAGCGCCATCGGGGAAGATGACCAGGTGGCGTATCTGGAGGTCCGCT ACGCCCCTAAGATCCACGGCGAGGTGGCCGTGTACACCTGGGAGGGTAACGCCGTCAACATCAGCTGCGAGGTGCAAGCTCACCCAAGCCAGGTCACCATCGCTTGGCTCCGGGACGGATTCACGCTGCCCAACGCCAACACCAGCAACGTTAAGATCTACAGATCGCCCTCGGCCAGCTACCTGCAG GTGACGCCGACATCCGAGAATGACTTTGGGAGTTACAACTGCACCGCTTCCAACGAGATGGGCACAGAAGCCAAAGAGTTTGTCCTCATCCAAGCGG AGGTGCCATCGTCGCCCTTCATCAACGAGGTGTCCCCCTTCTCCACCACGGCGCTGGTTCAGTTCGAGGAGCCCGAGTCCAGCGGAGGCGTGCCCGTGCTCAAGTACAAAGCGGCGTGGAGGATTCAAGGCAGAAGCAGCTGGTCGCAGAGAATCTTTGAGCTCAAAGATG GCTCCGCGGGCGACGTGACCGTCACAGACCTGAGACCGGACACCAGCTACGAAATCAAGATGTCCGCCATCAACGGGAAAGGGGAAGGCGAAAGCTGCCCGGTGGAGGTTTTCAAGACGCAGCCAGTCC GAAATCCAAGTCCTCCCAAACTGGAAGGTGCGCTTCAGCCCATCGGCAACTCCTTGAAAGTCAGCTGGATCAAGCAGGATGATGGCGGATTGCCCATCCTCCATTACCTCGTCCACTTCAAACCG GTTGAGTCGTCCAAGTGGAAACCCGAAATCAGCATGCCCAGCGACAGCGAGTACGTGATCCTCAGCGGGCTGGAGTGGGACACGACGTACGACATCTCCGTGGTGGCCGAGAACCAGAAGGGCAAGTCGGAGCGGGCTAGCATATCCATGCGGACGTCCGTCCAGCCGGCCGTCATGCCAG CTACTCAGGGCTCTCCGTCCGTGACGTGCTGTGCCGTCTCACTCATCCTGTCCGTCATCACCGCATTGCTGCTCTCGTAG
- the ncam1b gene encoding neural cell adhesion molecule 1b isoform X5, producing MVRSGDIFVALLLVGCAVSLDVQITPSHGEISLGESKFFMCEVIGGAKHIDWFGPGGERIEPDDPHVTVTRNDETSSVLTLYRARTENAGTYKCVAANGDQQGESTVNIKIFQKITFTNAPSPQEFTEGDDAVIVCDVVSSPPPTILWKYKGARIQMEKDVRFKVLGNNHLQIRGIKKTDEGSYTCEGRLMARGEIDLRVIKVVVNVLPTIRVWQSEVNATADVGQAAMLTCAVDGYPEPMVTWTRNQIPLEAGEKYAFNEDGSEMSIMDVSKLDEGEYTCIAKNKAGETDQELSLRVFVKPKITYIVNQSTSEMEEQVMLTCEASGDPTPTISWSYGNRVFTDGEQASWTRPEQHKSEDGNVVVRSDARVSSLTLKYVKYTDAGQYLCSARSAIGEDDQVAYLEVRYAPKIHGEVAVYTWEGNAVNISCEVQAHPSQVTIAWLRDGFTLPNANTSNVKIYRSPSASYLQVTPTSENDFGSYNCTASNEMGTEAKEFVLIQAEVPSSPFINEVSPFSTTALVQFEEPESSGGVPVLKYKAAWRIQGRSSWSQRIFELKDGSAGDVTVTDLRPDTSYEIKMSAINGKGEGESCPVEVFKTQPVRNPSPPKLEGALQPIGNSLKVSWIKQDDGGLPILHYLVHFKPVESSKWKPEISMPSDSEYVILSGLEWDTTYDISVVAENQKGKSERASISMRTSVQPAVMPDLDEDAAFPMGIMLWAGILVVAFILLLLAVDVTCYFVNKCGLIMCLCGKSASGTKGKDLEEGKAAFMKDESKEPIVEVRTEDECTANHNAAGPTEPNETTPLTEPELAAFTAALALDTLSSDTATATIDPAQDSPSSETTTLTCSLSTPANEPSPITAPAPSPETNTAPPTPPVCRAAVEAKIAPLVERRGSDGVTEEEEPKKSDASPTTLERTQKPGTPIPPKRRHSPKLAALKAKASPPVSPLATEPPLTPDRKKVAPKPPLTPKDPDTNCASDKPAQPSNPLNPYPNPPSSAIHGAPKAPDAEESSPLVRDVPTPVSPPPASEHLASPPHMYDLLAQDMGLDNATFDLELSNGTERPWAIPDDLISLESPPSAPSLPNGDGADLTPTMDASEPLAKTAPPVNDETIYSDVKVKPEEELSNAATETPAEHNSVIQTKAAQSKA from the exons ATGGTCCGGTCCGGGGACATCTTTGTGGCCCTGCTTCTTGTGGGCTGTGCGG TGTCACTGGACGTGCAGATCACACCCAGCCATGGTGAAATCAGTCTCGGGGAGTCCAAATTCTTCATGTGTGAAG TTATCGGCGGAGCCAAGCACATAGACTGGTTCGGGCCCGGCGGCGAAAGGATAGAACCCGACGACCCGCACGTGACGGTGACCCGGAACGACGAGACGTCGTCCGTCCTCACGCTTTACCGAGCCAGGACGGAGAACGCCGGCACGTACAAGTGCGTCGCCGCCAATGGAGATCAACAGGGAGAGTCGACGGTTAACATCAAAATATTCC aGAAAATCACCTTCACAAATGCGCCGTCGCCGCAAGAGTTCACCGAAGGAGACGACGCCGTCATCGTGTGCGATGTCGTCAGTTCCCCTCCGCCCACCATCCTTTGGAAGTACAAAGGAGCCAGAATACAGATGGAAAAAGACG TTCGCTTTAAGGTGCTGGGCAACAACCACCTTCAAATCCGCGGAATAAAGAAAACCGACGAGGGTTCGTACACCTGCGAGGGACGCCTGATGGCCCGTGGCGAGATCGATTTACGGGTTATCAAGGTCGTCGTGAACG TGCTTCCAACCATCCGGGTGTGGCAGTCAGAGGTGAACGCCACGGCAGATGTGGGCCAAGCCGCCATGTTGACGTGTGCGGTCGACGGCTATCCTGAACCCATGGTGACCTggacaag GAACCAGATCCCACTGGAAGCGGGGGAGAAGTACGCCTTCAACGAGGACGGCTCGGAGATGTCCATCATGGACGTTAGCAAGCTAGATGAGGGCGAGTACACCTGCATCGCCAAAAACAAAGCCGGGGAGACGGATCAGGAGCTCAGTCTGAGAGTATTTG TCAAGCCTAAGATCACCTACATTGTCAACCAAAGCACCTCTGAGATGGAGGAGCAGGTTATGCTAACGTGCGAAGCCTCGGGGGATCCGACGCCCACCATCAGCTGGAGCTACGGCAACCGTGTATTCACCGACGGCGAGCAG GCATCATGGACTCGTCCCGAGCAGCACAAG AGCGAGGACGGCAACGTGGTGGTGCGAAGCGACGCTCGCGTTTCCTCCCTCACGCTAAAGTACGTCAAGTACACGGACGCCGGGCAGTACCTGTGCTCGGCGCGGAGCGCCATCGGGGAAGATGACCAGGTGGCGTATCTGGAGGTCCGCT ACGCCCCTAAGATCCACGGCGAGGTGGCCGTGTACACCTGGGAGGGTAACGCCGTCAACATCAGCTGCGAGGTGCAAGCTCACCCAAGCCAGGTCACCATCGCTTGGCTCCGGGACGGATTCACGCTGCCCAACGCCAACACCAGCAACGTTAAGATCTACAGATCGCCCTCGGCCAGCTACCTGCAG GTGACGCCGACATCCGAGAATGACTTTGGGAGTTACAACTGCACCGCTTCCAACGAGATGGGCACAGAAGCCAAAGAGTTTGTCCTCATCCAAGCGG AGGTGCCATCGTCGCCCTTCATCAACGAGGTGTCCCCCTTCTCCACCACGGCGCTGGTTCAGTTCGAGGAGCCCGAGTCCAGCGGAGGCGTGCCCGTGCTCAAGTACAAAGCGGCGTGGAGGATTCAAGGCAGAAGCAGCTGGTCGCAGAGAATCTTTGAGCTCAAAGATG GCTCCGCGGGCGACGTGACCGTCACAGACCTGAGACCGGACACCAGCTACGAAATCAAGATGTCCGCCATCAACGGGAAAGGGGAAGGCGAAAGCTGCCCGGTGGAGGTTTTCAAGACGCAGCCAGTCC GAAATCCAAGTCCTCCCAAACTGGAAGGTGCGCTTCAGCCCATCGGCAACTCCTTGAAAGTCAGCTGGATCAAGCAGGATGATGGCGGATTGCCCATCCTCCATTACCTCGTCCACTTCAAACCG GTTGAGTCGTCCAAGTGGAAACCCGAAATCAGCATGCCCAGCGACAGCGAGTACGTGATCCTCAGCGGGCTGGAGTGGGACACGACGTACGACATCTCCGTGGTGGCCGAGAACCAGAAGGGCAAGTCGGAGCGGGCTAGCATATCCATGCGGACGTCCGTCCAGCCGGCCGTCATGCCAG ATTTGGATGAAGACGCGGCGTTCCCCATGGGGATCATGTTGTGGGCGGGAATCCTGGTGGTGGCGTTCATCCTGCTGCTCCTGGCCGTGGACGTCACGTGCTACTTTGTCAACAAGTGCGGCCTCATCATGTGCCTGTGCGGAAAGTCGGCCTCCGGCACCAAAGGCAAGGACCTGGAGGAGGGGAAGGCAGCATTCAT GAAAGACGAATCCAAAGAGCCCATCGTGGAGGTCCGCACGGAGGATGAGTGCACAGCCAATCACAACGCGGCAGGCCCAACAGAACCCAACGAAACCACGCCCCTCACCGAGCCAGA GCTGGCGGCTTTCACCGCTGCCCTGGCACTGGACACGCTCTCCTCTGACACGGCCACGGCCACCATTGACCCCGCTCAAGACAGCCCCTCTAGCGAGACCACCACGCTCACGTGTAGCCTGTCCACCCCGGCCAACGAGCCCTCGCCCATCACGGCGCCGGCGCCCAGCCCGGAGACGAACACGGCGCCGCCGACTCCCCCCGTGTGCAGGGCGGCCGTCGAGGCTAAGATCGCGCCGTTAGTGGAGCGGAGGGGATCCGATGGGGTGACGGAAGAAGAGGAGCCCAAGAAGAGCGACGCTTCGCCGACCACCCTCGAACGGACTCAGAAACCCGGGACGCCCATCCCGCCCAAACGGAGGCACTCTCCGAAACTTGCCGCCCTAAAGGCTAAAGCTAGCCCTCCCGTCTCGCCGTTAGCCACGGAACCGCCTCTtactccagacaggaagaaagtAGCTCCCAAGCCTCCGCTCACCCCCAAAGACCCCGATACAAATTGCGCCTCTGACAAGCCCGCCCAGCCGTCTAACCCTCTCAACCCGTACCCCAACCCTCCGTCTTCAGCCATCCACGGCGCTCCCAAAGCGCCGGATGCTGAAGAGTCTTCCCCTTTGGTCCGAGACGTCCCCACCCCCGTGTCTCCCCCTCCCGCTAGCGAGCACCTCGCATCGCCGCCGCACATGTACGACTTACTCGCCCAGGACATGGGCCTCGATAACGCCACTTTCGACTTAGAGCTGAGTAACGGCACGGAGCGACCCTGGGCCATCCCCGACGATCTGATTAGCTTAGAGAGCCCGCCCTCTGCCCCTTCTCTGCCCAATGGAGACGGAGCAGACCTCACCCCCACAATGGACGCATCAGAACCTCTGGCTAAGACTGCTCCACCTGTCAACGATGA GACAATCTATTCGGACGTGAAGGTAAAACCGGAGGAGGAGCTGTCCAACGCCGCCACGGAGACGCCTGCCGAGCACAACAGTGTCATACAGACAAAAGCCGCGCAGAGCAAagcatga
- the ncam1b gene encoding neural cell adhesion molecule 1b isoform X8: MVRSGDIFVALLLVGCAVSLDVQITPSHGEISLGESKFFMCEVIGGAKHIDWFGPGGERIEPDDPHVTVTRNDETSSVLTLYRARTENAGTYKCVAANGDQQGESTVNIKIFQKITFTNAPSPQEFTEGDDAVIVCDVVSSPPPTILWKYKGARIQMEKDVRFKVLGNNHLQIRGIKKTDEGSYTCEGRLMARGEIDLRVIKVVVNVLPTIRVWQSEVNATADVGQAAMLTCAVDGYPEPMVTWTRNQIPLEAGEKYAFNEDGSEMSIMDVSKLDEGEYTCIAKNKAGETDQELSLRVFVKPKITYIVNQSTSEMEEQVMLTCEASGDPTPTISWSYGNRVFTDGEQAHLNRIYQASWTRPEQHKSEDGNVVVRSDARVSSLTLKYVKYTDAGQYLCSARSAIGEDDQVAYLEVRYAPKIHGEVAVYTWEGNAVNISCEVQAHPSQVTIAWLRDGFTLPNANTSNVKIYRSPSASYLQVTPTSENDFGSYNCTASNEMGTEAKEFVLIQAEVPSSPFINEVSPFSTTALVQFEEPESSGGVPVLKYKAAWRIQGRSSWSQRIFELKDGSAGDVTVTDLRPDTSYEIKMSAINGKGEGESCPVEVFKTQPVHDVFGLLSEDTGNPSPPKLEGALQPIGNSLKVSWIKQDDGGLPILHYLVHFKPVESSKWKPEISMPSDSEYVILSGLEWDTTYDISVVAENQKGKSERASISMRTSVQPAVMPDLDEDAAFPMGIMLWAGILVVAFILLLLAVDVTCYFVNKCGLIMCLCGKSASGTKGKDLEEGKAAFMKDESKEPIVEVRTEDECTANHNAAGPTEPNETTPLTEPETIYSDVKVKPEEELSNAATETPAEHNSVIQTKAAQSKA; encoded by the exons ATGGTCCGGTCCGGGGACATCTTTGTGGCCCTGCTTCTTGTGGGCTGTGCGG TGTCACTGGACGTGCAGATCACACCCAGCCATGGTGAAATCAGTCTCGGGGAGTCCAAATTCTTCATGTGTGAAG TTATCGGCGGAGCCAAGCACATAGACTGGTTCGGGCCCGGCGGCGAAAGGATAGAACCCGACGACCCGCACGTGACGGTGACCCGGAACGACGAGACGTCGTCCGTCCTCACGCTTTACCGAGCCAGGACGGAGAACGCCGGCACGTACAAGTGCGTCGCCGCCAATGGAGATCAACAGGGAGAGTCGACGGTTAACATCAAAATATTCC aGAAAATCACCTTCACAAATGCGCCGTCGCCGCAAGAGTTCACCGAAGGAGACGACGCCGTCATCGTGTGCGATGTCGTCAGTTCCCCTCCGCCCACCATCCTTTGGAAGTACAAAGGAGCCAGAATACAGATGGAAAAAGACG TTCGCTTTAAGGTGCTGGGCAACAACCACCTTCAAATCCGCGGAATAAAGAAAACCGACGAGGGTTCGTACACCTGCGAGGGACGCCTGATGGCCCGTGGCGAGATCGATTTACGGGTTATCAAGGTCGTCGTGAACG TGCTTCCAACCATCCGGGTGTGGCAGTCAGAGGTGAACGCCACGGCAGATGTGGGCCAAGCCGCCATGTTGACGTGTGCGGTCGACGGCTATCCTGAACCCATGGTGACCTggacaag GAACCAGATCCCACTGGAAGCGGGGGAGAAGTACGCCTTCAACGAGGACGGCTCGGAGATGTCCATCATGGACGTTAGCAAGCTAGATGAGGGCGAGTACACCTGCATCGCCAAAAACAAAGCCGGGGAGACGGATCAGGAGCTCAGTCTGAGAGTATTTG TCAAGCCTAAGATCACCTACATTGTCAACCAAAGCACCTCTGAGATGGAGGAGCAGGTTATGCTAACGTGCGAAGCCTCGGGGGATCCGACGCCCACCATCAGCTGGAGCTACGGCAACCGTGTATTCACCGACGGCGAGCAG GCGCACCTAAACAGGATCTATCAG GCATCATGGACTCGTCCCGAGCAGCACAAG AGCGAGGACGGCAACGTGGTGGTGCGAAGCGACGCTCGCGTTTCCTCCCTCACGCTAAAGTACGTCAAGTACACGGACGCCGGGCAGTACCTGTGCTCGGCGCGGAGCGCCATCGGGGAAGATGACCAGGTGGCGTATCTGGAGGTCCGCT ACGCCCCTAAGATCCACGGCGAGGTGGCCGTGTACACCTGGGAGGGTAACGCCGTCAACATCAGCTGCGAGGTGCAAGCTCACCCAAGCCAGGTCACCATCGCTTGGCTCCGGGACGGATTCACGCTGCCCAACGCCAACACCAGCAACGTTAAGATCTACAGATCGCCCTCGGCCAGCTACCTGCAG GTGACGCCGACATCCGAGAATGACTTTGGGAGTTACAACTGCACCGCTTCCAACGAGATGGGCACAGAAGCCAAAGAGTTTGTCCTCATCCAAGCGG AGGTGCCATCGTCGCCCTTCATCAACGAGGTGTCCCCCTTCTCCACCACGGCGCTGGTTCAGTTCGAGGAGCCCGAGTCCAGCGGAGGCGTGCCCGTGCTCAAGTACAAAGCGGCGTGGAGGATTCAAGGCAGAAGCAGCTGGTCGCAGAGAATCTTTGAGCTCAAAGATG GCTCCGCGGGCGACGTGACCGTCACAGACCTGAGACCGGACACCAGCTACGAAATCAAGATGTCCGCCATCAACGGGAAAGGGGAAGGCGAAAGCTGCCCGGTGGAGGTTTTCAAGACGCAGCCAGTCC ATGACGTTTTTGGTTTGTTATCAGAAGACACAG GAAATCCAAGTCCTCCCAAACTGGAAGGTGCGCTTCAGCCCATCGGCAACTCCTTGAAAGTCAGCTGGATCAAGCAGGATGATGGCGGATTGCCCATCCTCCATTACCTCGTCCACTTCAAACCG GTTGAGTCGTCCAAGTGGAAACCCGAAATCAGCATGCCCAGCGACAGCGAGTACGTGATCCTCAGCGGGCTGGAGTGGGACACGACGTACGACATCTCCGTGGTGGCCGAGAACCAGAAGGGCAAGTCGGAGCGGGCTAGCATATCCATGCGGACGTCCGTCCAGCCGGCCGTCATGCCAG ATTTGGATGAAGACGCGGCGTTCCCCATGGGGATCATGTTGTGGGCGGGAATCCTGGTGGTGGCGTTCATCCTGCTGCTCCTGGCCGTGGACGTCACGTGCTACTTTGTCAACAAGTGCGGCCTCATCATGTGCCTGTGCGGAAAGTCGGCCTCCGGCACCAAAGGCAAGGACCTGGAGGAGGGGAAGGCAGCATTCAT GAAAGACGAATCCAAAGAGCCCATCGTGGAGGTCCGCACGGAGGATGAGTGCACAGCCAATCACAACGCGGCAGGCCCAACAGAACCCAACGAAACCACGCCCCTCACCGAGCCAGA GACAATCTATTCGGACGTGAAGGTAAAACCGGAGGAGGAGCTGTCCAACGCCGCCACGGAGACGCCTGCCGAGCACAACAGTGTCATACAGACAAAAGCCGCGCAGAGCAAagcatga